The stretch of DNA ATCACGCATGCCTATTATGCCCATCCGATCGCCTGGAACGAGATCGGCTTCGGCGGTCCAGCCAGTCCCCGCGGCTATGTGCGCATGGGGCTCAATCGCCGCGATCCATGGGAAGCGGCTGAAGCGCATCCCGGCAAGGAAGCGCACGCAAGGCGGGAGAACAAGCGTGTCGGCTGATCCGTTCGCTGCACCACGTGGTGCCAATGGCCGAGCTCCGGACATTTTCTCCGAAGATGGCTGGATGCCGATGCGGCAGTATAGCGAGGACGAGGCCGTCGATTTCTTGGTGATCGGCACCGGTGCCGGTGGCGCACCACTAATCGCCGGCCTCGCTGAAGGCGGCTTCTCGGTGGTAGGTTTCGATGCCGGTCCGTGGTTCCGTCCGTTGGAAGAGTTCGCTTCCGACGAGCAGGAGCAGAACAAGCTCTACTGGACCGACACGCGCGTCGTCGACGGCGCTAATCCGATGGTGATGGGCGGTAAGAATAGCGGCAAGGCGGTCGGTGGCAGCACCGTGCATTTCGCAATGGTATCACTGCGGTTCAGGCCCGACTGGTTTAAATCGCGCACTACGCTCGGCTACGGCGCTGACTGGCCGCTCGATTGGCGCGAGATGTGGGACTACTACACGAAGGCCGAGCAGGCTCTGAAGATCTCCGGCCCGGTTGTCTATCCGTGGGGCCCGAAGCGGCCACGCTATCCCTATCGCGCTCACGAACTTAATAGCGCGGCTGAGCTGCTTGGTCGCGGTGCCGAGGCAATGGGGATTCGCTGGACGCCAACACCGCTCGCCACCGTATCGGCGCCACGCGGCGATAGCCCGCCCTGCGTCTACCGGGGCTATTGCCGGTTCGGCTGCTCGACCAATGCCAAGCAGAGCGCGCTGGTCGCGTTCGTGCCGCGTGCAGTCAAGGCCGGCGCCGAGATCCGCGATCTCGCCATGGTCGGGCGCATCGAGGTAGACAGCAGCGGACGTGCCACCGGCGTGCACTACATTCGCGAGGGAAAGTGGCGGTTTCAGCGCGCGCACAACGTGATCGTGGCAGGCTACGCGGTCGAGACGCCGCGTCTGCTGCTAGCATCGGCGACCGACCGCTACCGAGACGGACTCGCCAACAGTTCCGGCCTGGTCGGCAAGAACCTGATGACGCAGTCTAACCAGGCAGTATTTGGAACGATGCAACAGGAGGTGCGCTGGAACAAGGGACCGCCTTCGCTGTCGCTCACCGAGCACTGGAACTACGACGACCGCAAGGACTTTTCTGGCGGCTATTGCTGGATGGCGCAGGGCCCGCTGCCGGTCGAATGGGTGACGGTACAGACTGGCTCACGCGGCTTGTGGGGCCAGAAGCTCATCGACGAGATGGAAAAATACAACCATCAGGTTGGGCTTAAGATGGTTGGCGAGATGCTGCCAGATGAGCGCAACACTGTCACACTCGATGATGAGGTCGACCAATACGGGCTGCGCGTTGCCCGCGTTACGTACAGCTGGGGCGATAACGACAAGGCGCTGATCCAGCATGCACTCAGCCAGATGCAGACCAGCCTGGAGGCGGTCAGTGCTACCGACATCTTCCGACAGGAGAACGATACGAACCATCTCGGCGGCACCGCCCGCATGGGCAATGACCGTCGAAACAGCGTCGTCAATGCTGATTGTCGAAGCTGGGATATTCCCAATTTATGGGTCTGCGACGGCTCGGTGTTTCCAACCGTCGGCGGCGTCAATCCGTCACTAACCATTACCGCAATCGCGATGCGAACGGTAGATCGGATCAAGCAGATGGCTAAGCGCGGGGAGCTTTAAGATAAGCAATCAGCTACACTACTACCCAATAATATAACAGATCCCGGCTCGCACATGCAGGAGTGGCTTATTTCGGCGATACCTAATCGTCGATCCTGATACTTCTTGCGTCATCATGCTCAAAGTTTTATCCAGGATCCATTCCGTTTCGGTTGCGATCTTCTCGATGTATTAGCTCTGGTGAAGGTAAAATGACTAGAGCAGAGTCTG from Lichenicola cladoniae encodes:
- a CDS encoding GMC family oxidoreductase, whose translation is MPMRQYSEDEAVDFLVIGTGAGGAPLIAGLAEGGFSVVGFDAGPWFRPLEEFASDEQEQNKLYWTDTRVVDGANPMVMGGKNSGKAVGGSTVHFAMVSLRFRPDWFKSRTTLGYGADWPLDWREMWDYYTKAEQALKISGPVVYPWGPKRPRYPYRAHELNSAAELLGRGAEAMGIRWTPTPLATVSAPRGDSPPCVYRGYCRFGCSTNAKQSALVAFVPRAVKAGAEIRDLAMVGRIEVDSSGRATGVHYIREGKWRFQRAHNVIVAGYAVETPRLLLASATDRYRDGLANSSGLVGKNLMTQSNQAVFGTMQQEVRWNKGPPSLSLTEHWNYDDRKDFSGGYCWMAQGPLPVEWVTVQTGSRGLWGQKLIDEMEKYNHQVGLKMVGEMLPDERNTVTLDDEVDQYGLRVARVTYSWGDNDKALIQHALSQMQTSLEAVSATDIFRQENDTNHLGGTARMGNDRRNSVVNADCRSWDIPNLWVCDGSVFPTVGGVNPSLTITAIAMRTVDRIKQMAKRGEL